A region from the Thermoanaerobaculum aquaticum genome encodes:
- a CDS encoding alginate export family protein: MKRWMVIVMVMVVVGFAWAQNPQAQASPEKPKLSLSLSGFYEFNGYTQNNFFFGARPSGLVTDHDDYAIQLLRLQSELAYGPNVKAVMRVDYAQGIWGIDDQYRDNFRPGFSNLYNNKDTNSTVHVDWAYVEFNAAKLGNTTFRIGRMKNALGNLLVLDQDGDSVQVSKKLGNWAATLNWTKMYEGADSLTDNAVGATNGKDADLFYVNFAGKVGNFDLQPYLAYYTDRGYRDNTTYLPNELQYFNARFRPNITTAQVAGLAFNGKVGNLSLKGEVDYLWGKDKVRNTNSGPNQLLDVNNGDLEGYNLYLDAKLPVGKTTLGAVFGMGSGDDDPMSGKGNINKIRTNGFFYVTEIWEDSIMPDEEGITPQGLGSPASRGYREFENTTLLQLNATFPLRQDLKLFLSGTYIRATEALHPWADANGNNAIDPGEFGAASSRDLGKEIDFKLDWTVMDNLVWTLRGGYFWPGDAALYLVNGNARHDKEAWELRTQLTFTFGGLKVM, translated from the coding sequence ATGAAACGGTGGATGGTTATTGTGATGGTCATGGTGGTCGTGGGCTTTGCCTGGGCGCAAAACCCACAAGCCCAAGCTTCCCCGGAAAAGCCCAAGCTTTCCTTGAGTTTGTCGGGGTTTTACGAGTTCAACGGGTACACCCAGAACAACTTCTTCTTCGGTGCCCGTCCATCTGGCCTGGTCACCGACCACGACGATTACGCCATTCAGCTCTTGCGCTTGCAAAGCGAGCTGGCTTACGGCCCCAACGTGAAAGCGGTGATGCGGGTGGACTACGCCCAGGGTATCTGGGGCATTGACGACCAGTACCGGGATAACTTCCGTCCGGGATTTTCCAACCTCTACAACAACAAGGACACCAACTCCACGGTGCACGTGGACTGGGCTTACGTCGAATTCAACGCGGCTAAGCTCGGGAACACCACCTTCCGCATCGGTCGCATGAAAAACGCCCTGGGTAACCTGCTGGTGTTGGATCAGGACGGCGACAGCGTGCAGGTGTCGAAAAAGCTGGGGAACTGGGCTGCCACCCTTAACTGGACCAAGATGTACGAAGGTGCCGATAGCCTCACCGACAACGCTGTGGGCGCCACCAACGGCAAAGACGCCGATCTCTTTTACGTGAACTTTGCAGGTAAAGTGGGCAACTTTGACCTCCAGCCCTACCTGGCGTACTACACCGATCGCGGTTATCGCGACAACACCACGTACCTCCCCAACGAGCTGCAGTACTTCAACGCTCGCTTCCGCCCCAACATCACCACCGCGCAAGTGGCGGGCTTGGCGTTCAACGGAAAGGTGGGGAACCTGAGCCTCAAAGGCGAGGTGGACTACCTCTGGGGCAAAGACAAGGTGCGCAACACCAACTCCGGGCCCAACCAGCTTTTGGATGTGAACAACGGCGATCTGGAGGGCTACAACCTCTACCTGGATGCCAAGCTGCCGGTGGGCAAGACCACGCTGGGGGCGGTGTTTGGCATGGGTTCCGGTGACGACGATCCCATGTCCGGCAAGGGCAACATCAACAAGATCCGCACCAACGGCTTCTTCTACGTAACGGAAATTTGGGAAGATTCCATCATGCCCGATGAGGAAGGCATTACCCCCCAGGGCCTGGGTTCTCCCGCCTCCCGTGGCTACAGGGAATTTGAAAACACCACGCTCCTGCAGCTCAACGCTACCTTCCCGCTGCGCCAAGACCTCAAGCTTTTCCTCTCTGGCACCTACATCCGCGCCACCGAAGCCCTGCACCCCTGGGCCGATGCCAACGGCAACAACGCCATTGATCCCGGCGAGTTTGGTGCGGCCTCTTCCCGCGACCTGGGCAAGGAAATTGACTTCAAGCTCGACTGGACGGTGATGGACAACCTGGTGTGGACGCTCAGGGGAGGCTACTTCTGGCCGGGTGATGCGGCGCTGTACCTGGTGAACGGCAACGCCCGCCACGACAAGGAAGCTTGGGAGCTGCGGACCCAGCTTACCTTTACCTTTGGTGGGCTGAAGGTCATGTAA
- a CDS encoding cytochrome c3 family protein: MKGRLLIGLLVLLPFVLGAAPAKKSKVVHPDVDTEEACDVCHREVTPELVDAWYKSRHGLMNVKCFVCHGTIGPEFMRRAPVSRCVGCHKDKVESLSNPFFKGKDCFSCHAGHELNPHKIGGGQ, translated from the coding sequence ATGAAAGGAAGGCTGCTGATAGGCCTTTTGGTGCTGTTGCCCTTTGTCCTAGGAGCAGCACCGGCCAAGAAGAGCAAGGTGGTCCACCCGGACGTGGACACCGAGGAAGCCTGCGACGTTTGCCACCGCGAGGTGACCCCGGAACTGGTGGATGCCTGGTACAAGAGCCGCCATGGGCTGATGAACGTCAAGTGCTTCGTGTGCCACGGCACCATTGGCCCTGAGTTTATGCGGCGGGCCCCGGTATCCCGCTGCGTGGGTTGCCACAAGGACAAGGTGGAATCGCTTTCCAACCCCTTTTTCAAGGGGAAGGATTGCTTTTCCTGCCATGCGGGGCATGAGCTCAACCCCCATAAGATTGGAGGTGGGCAATGA
- a CDS encoding molybdopterin oxidoreductase family protein, translating to MSISRREFLESAAAASALAALSGLPRPAQAAGGEKWVKSVCRYCGTGCGLYIGVRDGKVFAVKGDKENHNQGFLCLKGFLLPQILTAPTRCLYPMIRKDGKLVRATWDEAMSLVAARFKEAIEKYGPDSVAFYGSGQGLTEETYVANKLFKAGIRTNNVDGNPRLCMASAVGGYVTTYGKDEPMGCYEDIDHADVFLLVGSNTAECHPILFQRIVRRKEKAPGTKVIVLDPRRTPTARIADLHISFKPGTDLAILNAMAYVLVQEGLIDEEFIKNHVTFGEGTEANKSFEDYKAFLAQYTPEKAAEIAGCKAEDIVTAARWFGEKGKASMSMWTMGLNQRTKGVWANNLVHNLHLITGKIGTPGSTPFSLTGQPNACGGVRDGGALSHLLPYGRLIANEAHRKEMEKLWGVPEGTLKPKPGPSTVEMFQKIEAGEIKCVYIMCTNPGQSLPNVGRYRKALQREDVFVVVAEAFHPTRTTELADVVLPAAAWAEKEGVYGCSERRYQLLEQAIPPSGESRPDFEILCDLGRRLGLGHLVPFKTPTDVWNEILTICKGTVYDFSGMTRERLRQAHGILWPAPTADHPGTKRRYVKGEDPFVPADWPHRIKFYGRPDSRAVVWMRPFKGPEEAPDADYPMYYTTGRVIEHWHTGTMTRTCKELVHANAEAVAEMHPADAAKLGVKTGDKVKISSRRGSEVFKVKVTDTSRENLVFVHMHDDQHLCNLITIDALDPISKQPEFKICGVKVDKA from the coding sequence ATGAGCATTTCTCGAAGGGAGTTTCTGGAATCAGCAGCTGCCGCTTCGGCGCTGGCCGCCCTCTCGGGTTTGCCGCGCCCGGCGCAAGCGGCGGGTGGCGAGAAGTGGGTTAAATCGGTGTGCCGGTACTGCGGCACCGGCTGCGGGCTTTACATTGGGGTCCGGGACGGCAAGGTCTTTGCGGTAAAGGGCGACAAAGAAAACCACAACCAGGGCTTTTTGTGCTTGAAGGGCTTCCTTTTGCCGCAAATCCTCACCGCGCCCACCCGCTGCCTGTACCCCATGATCCGCAAGGACGGCAAGCTCGTTCGCGCCACCTGGGACGAAGCCATGAGCCTGGTGGCCGCCAGGTTCAAGGAGGCTATCGAAAAGTACGGGCCTGATTCTGTGGCGTTTTACGGCTCCGGCCAGGGCTTGACCGAAGAAACCTACGTAGCCAACAAGCTCTTCAAGGCCGGCATCCGCACCAACAACGTGGATGGCAACCCCCGGCTGTGCATGGCTTCGGCGGTGGGGGGCTACGTCACCACCTACGGCAAAGACGAACCCATGGGCTGCTACGAGGACATTGACCACGCCGATGTGTTCCTGCTGGTAGGTTCCAACACCGCGGAGTGCCACCCTATCCTTTTCCAGCGCATCGTACGCCGTAAGGAAAAGGCCCCGGGGACTAAGGTCATCGTTTTGGACCCGCGCCGCACCCCCACCGCCCGTATTGCCGATTTGCACATTTCTTTCAAACCCGGCACCGACTTGGCCATCCTCAACGCCATGGCGTACGTGTTGGTGCAGGAAGGCCTCATTGACGAGGAGTTCATCAAAAACCACGTGACCTTTGGGGAAGGTACTGAAGCCAACAAGAGCTTCGAGGACTACAAGGCTTTCCTTGCCCAATACACCCCGGAAAAAGCCGCGGAAATTGCTGGTTGCAAAGCGGAAGACATTGTCACGGCGGCGCGCTGGTTTGGGGAAAAAGGAAAAGCATCCATGTCCATGTGGACCATGGGCTTAAACCAGCGCACCAAGGGTGTTTGGGCCAACAACCTGGTGCACAACCTCCACCTCATTACCGGCAAAATCGGCACACCTGGTTCCACCCCCTTCTCCCTCACCGGCCAACCTAACGCCTGCGGCGGCGTTCGCGACGGTGGCGCCCTCTCACACCTCTTGCCCTACGGTCGCCTCATTGCCAACGAAGCCCATCGCAAGGAAATGGAAAAGCTTTGGGGCGTCCCTGAGGGGACCCTCAAGCCCAAACCGGGCCCTTCTACCGTGGAAATGTTCCAAAAGATCGAAGCTGGCGAAATCAAGTGCGTTTACATCATGTGCACCAACCCTGGCCAATCCCTGCCCAACGTGGGCCGCTACCGCAAGGCCCTCCAGCGGGAAGACGTGTTCGTGGTGGTGGCGGAAGCCTTCCACCCCACCCGCACCACGGAGCTGGCGGATGTGGTGCTCCCCGCTGCCGCTTGGGCGGAAAAAGAAGGTGTTTACGGCTGCTCGGAGCGACGCTATCAGCTTTTGGAGCAAGCCATCCCGCCTTCCGGCGAGTCTCGCCCTGACTTCGAGATCCTCTGTGATTTGGGCCGTCGTTTGGGCTTGGGTCACCTGGTGCCGTTTAAGACTCCAACCGACGTTTGGAACGAAATCCTCACCATTTGCAAGGGCACCGTTTATGACTTTTCTGGCATGACCCGGGAACGGTTGCGGCAAGCCCACGGCATCCTTTGGCCAGCGCCCACTGCCGATCACCCGGGAACTAAGCGCCGCTACGTGAAAGGCGAGGATCCTTTCGTGCCCGCTGACTGGCCCCACCGCATCAAGTTTTACGGGCGCCCGGATAGCAGGGCAGTGGTGTGGATGCGTCCGTTTAAGGGGCCGGAAGAGGCTCCCGACGCCGACTACCCCATGTACTACACCACGGGCCGGGTTATCGAACACTGGCACACCGGCACCATGACCCGTACCTGCAAGGAGTTGGTGCACGCCAACGCTGAAGCGGTGGCGGAAATGCACCCCGCCGATGCCGC